The following are from one region of the Streptomyces tuirus genome:
- a CDS encoding tellurite resistance TerB family protein has protein sequence MALWDRLKESASTMQTQLIAKKNDLKSGAFRDSSMAMCALVAAADGTVDPAERQRVAQLIATNEVLQNFPADDLRRRFDDNLDKLTADFDFGKVSVMQEIAKAKKKPAEARAVVQIGIVIGGADGDFDKDEQAVVREACYALDLPPHEFDL, from the coding sequence ATGGCCCTGTGGGACCGTCTCAAGGAATCCGCCTCGACGATGCAGACCCAGCTGATCGCGAAGAAGAACGACCTGAAGAGCGGTGCCTTCCGCGACTCCAGTATGGCCATGTGCGCCCTGGTGGCGGCCGCCGACGGCACGGTCGACCCGGCCGAGCGGCAGCGGGTCGCCCAGCTCATCGCCACCAACGAGGTGCTGCAGAACTTCCCCGCCGACGATCTGCGCCGCCGCTTCGACGACAACCTCGACAAGCTCACCGCCGACTTCGACTTCGGCAAGGTGAGCGTCATGCAGGAGATCGCCAAGGCGAAGAAGAAGCCGGCCGAGGCGCGGGCCGTCGTCCAGATCGGCATCGTCATCGGCGGCGCCGACGGCGACTTCGACAAGGACGAGCAGGCGGTGGTCCGCGAGGCGTGCTACGCCCTCGACCTGCCGCCGCACGAGTTCGACCTCTGA
- a CDS encoding DEAD/DEAH box helicase: MSESVRDDALPQDSTPQPVASFAQLGLPAGILRTLDEQGVTVPFPIQAATLPDALAGRDVLGRGRTGSGKTLAFGLGMLARTAGRRAQPKEPLALVLVPTRELAQQVGEALTPYAEALRLRLATVVGGVSIGRQAAALRDGAEIVVATPGRLYDLVERKGCRLGRVRIAVLDEADQMCDLGFLPQVTEILDQVRPDGQRMLFSATLDRDVDQLVRSYLRDPVVHSVDPSSSAVPAIEHHVFVVHGPDRYAVTTEIAARDGSVLLFLDTKHGVDQLTRHLRASGVAAAALHSGKSQPQRTRTLAQFKNGQVTSLVATNVAARGLHVDDLDLVVNVDPATDPKDYLHRAGRTARAGRSGTVVTLVLPGQRRETNQVMADADVTAKVTKVRSGEAELSRITGARAPSGEPLDGGPAASRPKNHNAPFRGLGSTKDAKDGSGGRSSRKSSEARKLAEARRAARVRRGG, from the coding sequence GTGAGCGAATCAGTACGTGACGACGCCCTGCCGCAGGACTCGACGCCGCAACCGGTGGCGTCGTTCGCGCAGCTGGGGCTGCCGGCCGGAATTCTGCGGACGCTGGACGAGCAGGGTGTGACGGTTCCCTTTCCCATCCAGGCGGCGACGCTGCCGGACGCGCTCGCGGGACGCGACGTCCTGGGCCGGGGCCGCACCGGATCGGGCAAGACGCTCGCGTTCGGCCTGGGGATGCTCGCCCGGACGGCCGGGCGGCGCGCGCAGCCCAAGGAGCCGCTCGCGCTCGTCCTCGTGCCCACCAGGGAGCTGGCGCAGCAGGTCGGTGAGGCGCTCACCCCGTACGCCGAGGCCCTGCGGCTGCGGCTCGCGACCGTAGTGGGCGGCGTCTCCATCGGACGGCAGGCCGCCGCGCTGCGGGACGGCGCCGAGATCGTCGTCGCCACGCCGGGCCGCCTGTACGACCTCGTCGAACGCAAGGGCTGCCGGCTCGGACGTGTGCGCATCGCGGTCCTGGACGAGGCCGACCAGATGTGTGACCTGGGCTTCTTGCCGCAGGTCACCGAAATCCTGGACCAGGTGCGTCCCGACGGCCAGCGGATGCTGTTCTCGGCGACCCTCGACCGTGACGTCGACCAGCTGGTGCGGAGCTACCTCCGAGACCCCGTCGTGCACTCCGTGGACCCCTCGTCCAGTGCCGTCCCGGCCATCGAGCACCACGTCTTCGTCGTGCACGGCCCCGACCGGTACGCCGTGACCACGGAGATCGCCGCCCGGGACGGCAGCGTCCTGCTGTTCCTGGACACCAAGCACGGCGTCGACCAGCTCACGCGGCACCTGCGGGCCAGCGGCGTGGCCGCCGCCGCCCTGCACAGCGGGAAGTCCCAGCCGCAGCGCACCAGAACCCTGGCCCAGTTCAAGAACGGACAGGTCACCTCGCTGGTGGCGACGAACGTCGCCGCACGCGGCCTGCACGTGGACGACCTCGACCTCGTCGTCAACGTCGACCCGGCCACCGATCCCAAGGACTATCTGCACCGCGCGGGCCGCACGGCCCGGGCCGGCCGTTCCGGCACCGTCGTCACACTCGTCCTGCCGGGACAGCGCCGCGAGACGAACCAGGTCATGGCGGACGCCGACGTCACCGCCAAGGTCACCAAGGTGCGGTCCGGGGAGGCGGAGCTCAGCCGGATCACCGGCGCCAGGGCCCCCTCCGGAGAGCCGCTCGACGGCGGCCCGGCCGCAAGCCGGCCCAAGAACCACAACGCCCCGTTCCGCGGCCTGGGCAGCACCAAGGACGCCAAGGACGGCTCCGGCGGCAGGTCGTCCCGCAAGAGCAGCGAGGCCCGCAAGCTCGCCGAGGCCCGCAGGGCGGCCCGGGTGCGCCGCGGCGGCTGA
- the adh gene encoding aldehyde dehydrogenase gives MVYAQPGTEGSIVTFARRYDNFIDGDWQAPVEGRYFENPTPVTGKAFCEVARSTAADVDLALDAAHRAADQWGRTSTTERANILNKIADRIEQNLEKIAVAETWENGKPVRETLAADIPLAIDHFRYFAGVVRAQEGSIAEIDADTVAYHFHEPLGVVGQIIPWNFPILMATWKLAPALAAGNCVVIKPAEQTPVSLLYVIDLIADLLPPGVVNVVNGFGVEAGKPLASSPRVAKVAFTGETTTGRLIMQYASENIIPVTLELGGKSPNIFLPDVMAADDDFLDKAVEGFVMFALNQGEVCTCPSRALIHSSIYDEFMARCVERTKAIVSGDPLDPATMIGAQASNDQYEKILSYLDIGRKEGAEVVTGGNPRAVSGLEGGFYIEPTIFRGTNDMRIFQEEIFGPVVSVTTYDSVDEALKIANDTLYGLGAGVWTRDGNTAYRLGREIKAGRVWTNCYHAYPAHAAFGGYKKSGMGRENHKMMLDHYQQTKNLLVSYSAKKLGFF, from the coding sequence ATGGTGTACGCGCAGCCAGGAACCGAAGGCAGCATCGTCACCTTCGCCCGCCGCTACGACAACTTCATCGACGGCGACTGGCAAGCGCCCGTCGAGGGCCGCTACTTCGAGAACCCGACGCCCGTGACCGGCAAGGCCTTCTGCGAGGTCGCCCGTTCCACGGCGGCCGACGTAGACCTCGCCCTGGACGCCGCGCACCGGGCGGCCGACCAGTGGGGCCGCACGTCCACCACGGAACGCGCGAACATCCTGAACAAGATCGCGGACCGCATCGAGCAGAACCTGGAGAAGATCGCGGTCGCCGAGACGTGGGAGAACGGCAAGCCGGTGCGCGAGACGCTGGCCGCCGACATCCCGCTGGCGATCGACCACTTCCGGTACTTCGCCGGCGTCGTCCGCGCCCAGGAGGGCAGCATCGCGGAGATCGACGCCGACACGGTCGCGTACCACTTCCACGAGCCGCTGGGCGTGGTCGGCCAGATCATCCCGTGGAACTTCCCCATCCTCATGGCCACGTGGAAGCTCGCCCCCGCGCTGGCAGCGGGCAACTGCGTCGTCATCAAGCCGGCCGAGCAGACCCCCGTCAGCCTGCTCTACGTCATCGACCTGATCGCCGACCTGCTCCCGCCGGGCGTGGTCAACGTCGTCAACGGCTTCGGCGTGGAGGCGGGCAAGCCGCTGGCGTCCAGCCCGCGTGTGGCGAAGGTGGCGTTCACGGGTGAGACGACCACCGGCCGCCTGATCATGCAGTACGCGAGCGAGAACATCATCCCCGTCACCCTGGAACTGGGTGGCAAGAGCCCGAACATCTTCCTGCCCGACGTCATGGCCGCCGACGACGACTTCCTGGACAAGGCAGTTGAGGGCTTCGTGATGTTCGCCCTCAACCAGGGCGAGGTCTGCACCTGCCCGTCCCGCGCCCTGATCCATTCCTCCATCTACGACGAGTTCATGGCCCGCTGCGTCGAACGCACCAAGGCCATCGTCAGCGGCGACCCGCTGGACCCGGCCACCATGATCGGCGCGCAGGCGAGCAACGACCAGTACGAGAAGATCCTTTCCTACCTCGACATCGGCAGGAAGGAGGGCGCCGAGGTCGTCACGGGCGGCAACCCCCGGGCGGTTTCGGGTCTGGAGGGCGGCTTCTACATCGAGCCGACCATCTTCCGCGGCACCAACGACATGCGGATCTTCCAGGAGGAGATCTTCGGCCCGGTCGTCTCGGTCACGACGTACGACTCGGTCGACGAGGCCCTGAAGATCGCCAACGACACCCTGTACGGCCTCGGAGCCGGCGTCTGGACCCGCGACGGCAACACGGCCTACCGCCTGGGCCGCGAGATCAAGGCGGGCCGCGTCTGGACCAACTGCTACCACGCCTACCCGGCCCACGCGGCGTTCGGCGGCTACAAGAAGTCGGGGATGGGACGCGAGAATCACAAGATGATGCTGGACCACTACCAGCAGACGAAGAACCTGCTGGTCTCCTACTCGGCGAAGAAGCTGGGCTTCTTCTAG
- a CDS encoding GAF domain-containing protein, giving the protein MSQRPDLRQRRAVLEHEWSRWVPRLSIPGARPGGTATLRHEVTESWARSLGSVDPGRDSAPVSDGGQVHQRWTSSPLYRPVSALEGELHSIAEDAGFVTAVTDESGTILWTCGGPTMRRRAERVNFAPGGRWDEQAMGTNALSLALRTGRPSSVFSAEHLVSALHGWVCYCAPVHGRDGRVLGVLDLSTTWDRSHPLAMSTVRTLVSSIEARITTQDPGTGRLRLTCLGTERAVRDGRQLPLRPRQLEILVLLSLEPGGFSAERLRAALYGDRPVTSSTFKAEISHLRRALGGAISPRHYALTDPVSCDAADVLRALEQGDTDTALRRYGGPLLPRSEAPGIEEWRTRLEVAVRDAVLASTRPEHALRYGERAPYDAEVHEHALRLLGPGDTRRPIARGRLATALRG; this is encoded by the coding sequence ATGTCACAGCGCCCTGACCTCCGGCAGCGCAGGGCCGTGCTGGAGCACGAGTGGTCCCGCTGGGTGCCGAGGCTGAGCATCCCGGGCGCGCGGCCGGGCGGCACCGCGACGCTGCGCCACGAGGTGACCGAGTCCTGGGCGCGCTCGCTGGGCAGCGTCGACCCGGGCCGGGACAGCGCCCCGGTCAGCGACGGCGGCCAGGTGCACCAGCGCTGGACGTCCTCCCCGCTGTACCGGCCGGTCTCCGCCCTCGAAGGGGAACTGCACAGCATCGCCGAGGACGCCGGGTTCGTCACGGCCGTCACCGACGAGTCCGGCACCATCCTGTGGACCTGCGGCGGTCCGACCATGCGCCGCCGGGCCGAGCGGGTCAACTTCGCTCCCGGCGGCCGCTGGGACGAGCAGGCCATGGGCACCAACGCGCTGTCCCTCGCCCTGCGCACCGGCCGCCCCAGCTCCGTCTTCTCGGCGGAGCATCTGGTGTCGGCCCTGCACGGCTGGGTCTGCTACTGCGCGCCGGTGCACGGCCGGGACGGACGCGTCCTCGGCGTACTGGACCTGTCCACGACCTGGGACCGCTCACACCCCCTGGCCATGTCGACCGTACGCACGCTGGTGTCCAGCATCGAGGCGCGGATCACCACGCAGGACCCCGGTACGGGACGCCTGCGGCTCACCTGCCTGGGCACCGAGCGGGCCGTTCGGGACGGACGGCAACTCCCCCTGCGGCCCCGGCAGCTGGAGATCCTCGTCCTTCTCTCCCTCGAACCCGGGGGCTTCTCCGCCGAACGACTGCGCGCGGCCCTGTACGGCGACCGCCCGGTCACGTCGTCGACCTTCAAGGCGGAGATCTCCCATCTGCGCCGCGCGCTGGGCGGAGCGATTTCCCCCCGCCACTACGCCCTCACCGATCCCGTGTCCTGCGACGCCGCCGACGTACTGCGCGCGCTGGAGCAGGGCGACACGGACACGGCGCTGCGCCGCTACGGCGGCCCGCTGCTCCCCCGCTCCGAGGCCCCCGGCATCGAGGAGTGGCGCACGCGCCTCGAAGTGGCGGTACGCGACGCCGTGCTGGCGAGCACCCGCCCGGAGCACGCCCTGCGCTACGGCGAACGGGCCCCGTACGACGCGGAGGTCCACGAGCACGCGCTGCGGCTGCTCGGCCCCGGCGACACCCGCCGGCCGATCGCGAGGGGCCGGCTCGCGACGGCCCTGCGCGGCTGA
- a CDS encoding phage tail sheath subtilisin-like domain-containing protein, whose amino-acid sequence MPMSAVSAAKPTYPGVYVEELPSSTRTISTLTTSVTAFVGHTRRGPLNEPVRVTSFTEFERRFGGLSAQSAVGYAVHQFFGNGGTVAVIVRVAKAGSGRAACVTLQSTEGHSECDVLAVHAKEPGVWGNGLRVAVDHDTPCPDETFNLRVFDARGEARESFTGLSTDPAAGRFVQTVVNAGSRLIRVEVVGEGRPDPSGTVSKPFGHELPDLAVDLTVKIGDVEREFTLYDPDCDGESPSSVAELALLLERKLRALPDAPGKHAFAGAEVTAFGRRVQVVAGSTDPDDIVRFLGQCANDLGLEASVNPPVFPLEGGEDGAAPGPRDLIGSEADKSGIQALRGVADVNLLALPELAAYEKTEDALTVVSAAQRLCQERRIFLLVDAPGTWVSVDTARAGLAAFDAVRGNHAGLYFPHLQLTDPLTGRLRSFPPSGAVAGVIARTDSERGVWKAPAGTEARLAGVHSLAVDLTDRETGLLNPLGVNCLRTFPVTGPVVWGARTLEGSDALDSEWKYVPVRRLALHVEESLQRGLQWVVFEPNDENLWQQIRLAASSYLHTLFRQGAFKGGTPREAYFVKCDSDTTTTEDIENGVVNVLVGIAPVRPAEFVIVKIQQTSGQFAL is encoded by the coding sequence ATGCCGATGAGTGCAGTGAGCGCCGCCAAGCCGACGTACCCCGGTGTCTACGTCGAAGAGCTTCCCAGCAGCACCCGTACCATCTCGACCCTGACCACTTCGGTGACCGCCTTCGTGGGCCACACCCGCCGCGGTCCGCTGAACGAGCCGGTGCGCGTCACCAGCTTCACCGAGTTCGAGCGCCGCTTCGGGGGACTGAGCGCGCAGAGCGCCGTCGGCTACGCCGTTCACCAGTTCTTCGGCAACGGCGGCACCGTCGCCGTGATCGTCCGGGTCGCCAAGGCCGGCAGCGGCCGGGCCGCCTGCGTCACGCTGCAATCGACCGAGGGCCACAGCGAGTGCGACGTCCTCGCGGTGCACGCCAAGGAACCCGGCGTGTGGGGCAACGGGCTGCGGGTCGCCGTCGACCACGACACTCCCTGCCCCGACGAAACCTTCAACCTGCGTGTCTTCGACGCCAGGGGCGAGGCCCGCGAGAGCTTCACCGGCCTGTCGACCGACCCGGCCGCCGGCCGGTTCGTCCAGACCGTCGTCAACGCCGGCTCCCGGCTGATCCGCGTCGAGGTCGTCGGCGAGGGCCGGCCCGACCCGTCCGGCACCGTCTCCAAGCCGTTCGGGCACGAGCTGCCCGACCTCGCCGTCGACCTCACCGTCAAGATCGGCGACGTCGAGCGGGAGTTCACCCTCTACGACCCCGACTGCGACGGCGAGTCCCCGTCCTCCGTCGCCGAGCTGGCGCTGCTGCTGGAGCGCAAGCTGCGCGCCCTGCCCGACGCGCCCGGCAAGCACGCCTTCGCCGGCGCCGAGGTCACCGCCTTCGGCCGGCGCGTCCAGGTCGTCGCGGGCTCCACCGACCCCGACGACATCGTCCGCTTCCTCGGCCAGTGCGCCAACGACCTGGGCCTGGAGGCCTCGGTCAACCCGCCCGTCTTCCCGCTGGAGGGCGGTGAGGACGGAGCGGCGCCCGGGCCCCGGGACCTCATCGGCTCCGAGGCCGACAAGTCCGGCATCCAGGCGCTGCGCGGCGTCGCCGACGTCAATCTGCTCGCGCTGCCCGAACTCGCGGCGTACGAGAAGACCGAGGACGCCCTCACCGTGGTCTCCGCCGCCCAGCGCCTGTGCCAGGAGCGGCGGATCTTCCTCCTCGTCGACGCGCCCGGCACCTGGGTCAGCGTCGACACCGCCCGCGCCGGGCTCGCCGCCTTCGACGCCGTGCGCGGCAACCACGCCGGCCTCTACTTCCCGCACCTCCAGCTCACCGACCCGCTCACGGGCCGGCTGCGCTCCTTCCCGCCGTCCGGCGCCGTCGCGGGCGTCATCGCCCGTACGGACTCCGAGCGCGGTGTGTGGAAGGCCCCGGCCGGCACCGAGGCCCGGCTCGCCGGCGTGCACTCGCTCGCGGTCGACCTGACCGACCGCGAGACCGGTCTGCTCAACCCGCTGGGCGTCAACTGCCTGCGCACCTTCCCGGTGACCGGCCCCGTGGTCTGGGGCGCCCGCACGCTGGAGGGCTCGGACGCCCTAGACAGCGAGTGGAAGTACGTCCCCGTCCGGCGGCTCGCGCTGCACGTCGAGGAGAGCCTCCAGCGGGGTCTGCAATGGGTGGTGTTCGAGCCCAACGACGAGAACCTGTGGCAGCAGATCAGGCTCGCCGCCTCCTCGTACCTGCACACCCTGTTCCGCCAGGGCGCCTTCAAGGGCGGCACGCCCCGCGAGGCCTACTTCGTCAAGTGCGACAGCGACACCACGACCACCGAGGACATCGAGAACGGCGTCGTCAACGTCCTGGTCGGCATCGCCCCGGTCCGCCCGGCCGAGTTCGTGATCGTCAAGATCCAGCAGACGTCCGGGCAGTTCGCGCTCTAG
- a CDS encoding phage tail protein, with protein MAEFTVNAHRFDPYKNFKFLVLWDGRTVAGISKISPLKRTTEVVKHRHGGDPSSPRKSPGRSEFEGITLERGVTHDPEFDRWANKVWQVGAGLGSEVSLADFRKDIVIQVHNEAGQVAVSHKLYRTWPSEYQVLGELDANANAVAIQSLKLECEGWERDYEVPEPEEPSFLNPA; from the coding sequence ATGGCAGAGTTCACGGTCAACGCCCATCGCTTCGACCCGTACAAGAACTTCAAGTTCCTGGTCCTGTGGGACGGTCGGACGGTCGCCGGCATCAGCAAGATCAGTCCGCTGAAGCGGACCACCGAGGTCGTCAAGCACCGGCACGGAGGCGACCCGTCCTCCCCGCGCAAGTCGCCGGGCCGCTCCGAGTTCGAGGGCATCACCCTCGAACGCGGCGTCACCCACGACCCCGAGTTCGACCGCTGGGCCAACAAGGTCTGGCAGGTCGGCGCGGGCCTCGGCTCCGAGGTGTCCCTCGCGGACTTCCGCAAGGACATCGTGATCCAGGTCCACAACGAGGCCGGCCAGGTCGCCGTCTCCCACAAGCTGTACCGGACCTGGCCGAGCGAGTACCAGGTCCTCGGCGAACTGGACGCCAACGCCAACGCGGTGGCCATCCAGTCCCTGAAGCTCGAGTGCGAGGGCTGGGAGCGGGACTACGAAGTGCCGGAGCCGGAGGAACCCTCGTTCCTGAACCCGGCGTAG